Proteins encoded within one genomic window of Thermococcus celer Vu 13 = JCM 8558:
- a CDS encoding protein translocase subunit SecF, translating into MSKSKTRTGPSIDSIKAKEREKLSFLARMEYKKMITYPLAVFLIALILLAISFPPLGIDLNGGVVVTGYGVDANPDELAKYVSDKIGVDVRVERFTGVQSTGVRVYAPAGTDPVRIIRVLKERYPNAEYIHSEVQPTFGKIAQQQGIRALVFAFLAMAAVVFLFFRSLVPSLTIIFSALSDMTIAVALMGIFGIELTTATIAALLMLIGYTVDSNILLTTKLLKRKEGSVEEAYLSAVSTGFTMSTTTLGALFVLWLVSTNQTIDNIAIVLIFGLLADFMNTWVLNAGVLKWYLTREARGGRV; encoded by the coding sequence ATGTCGAAGTCTAAAACAAGGACAGGGCCTTCTATTGATAGCATAAAGGCAAAGGAGCGGGAGAAACTGAGCTTCCTCGCGAGGATGGAATACAAAAAGATGATAACCTATCCTCTCGCCGTCTTCTTGATAGCCCTGATACTCCTCGCGATTAGCTTCCCACCTCTGGGCATAGACCTCAATGGCGGTGTTGTGGTCACGGGCTACGGGGTCGACGCCAACCCCGATGAGCTGGCCAAGTATGTAAGCGATAAAATCGGTGTGGACGTCAGGGTGGAGAGGTTCACGGGCGTCCAGTCCACGGGTGTCAGGGTCTACGCCCCGGCGGGTACTGATCCCGTGAGAATAATCAGAGTCCTGAAGGAGAGGTACCCGAACGCGGAGTACATCCACAGTGAGGTTCAGCCAACCTTTGGGAAGATAGCGCAGCAACAGGGAATACGGGCGCTGGTGTTTGCGTTCCTCGCCATGGCGGCCGTGGTCTTCCTGTTCTTCAGGAGCCTCGTGCCGTCGCTCACAATAATATTCTCGGCCCTCTCGGACATGACGATAGCCGTTGCCCTGATGGGGATCTTCGGAATCGAGCTCACAACAGCGACCATAGCGGCCCTTCTCATGCTCATAGGTTACACGGTCGACAGCAACATCCTGCTAACGACGAAGCTCCTCAAGAGGAAGGAGGGCTCCGTGGAGGAAGCCTACCTATCGGCCGTTTCCACTGGCTTTACCATGAGCACCACCACCCTCGGTGCCCTGTTCGTTCTATGGCTGGTGTCCACCAACCAGACCATAGACAACATCGCCATAGTCCTCATCTTTGGTCTCCTCGCCGATTTCATGAACACCTGGGTCCTCAACGCCGGTGTTCTGAAGTGGTACCTCACCAGGGAAGCAAGGGGTGGTAGGGTATGA
- a CDS encoding preprotein translocase subunit SecD — protein MKRKTKRLLLNWKILLLILFLVGSIATLALRPLTYGIDISGGVALVAQTEHPVDSKTMSVVVDSLQRRLNNLGLRDITVEAQGNQIVLVKVANISTEEQANQIKTVIESQGVFYMEFSGVIFGTGKDVEYVGVYKINSDNSWSVPFRISKSAAEKFAKLAKGKPGWPVDMFLDPPVNSLLVVPESVYKAMNSSEFNARAPEAPTLLERITKAFNISVVAYANQSAGEIAKLAEGKDKVVLVDVPQELQTELEGMNVTVRYVARAQGESDHQLIVQVLGLYGPYSLGEGLTVGEAQQDVQITGSAPDRLSAEQEASKVYTVLKSGSLPVKLNVVGMQFISPRLGEGFKTQALYAGIGALIAVFLIVYFHYRNLKIAVPVASTSLFEAIIILGFAALIQWNLDLPSIAGIIAAIGTGVDQQVVITDELLGGERSTRVSRRSSVLRRMGRAFFVIFASAATTIAAMSFLLVYFVGTLKGFAFTTILGVLIGVLITRPAYAEIAKYLLGED, from the coding sequence ATGAAAAGGAAAACCAAAAGACTCCTCCTGAACTGGAAGATACTCCTGCTTATACTCTTCCTCGTGGGATCAATAGCAACCCTCGCGCTCAGGCCGCTCACCTACGGTATCGACATAAGCGGTGGCGTTGCACTCGTTGCCCAGACCGAGCATCCGGTTGATAGTAAGACAATGTCGGTCGTCGTTGACTCCCTCCAGAGGAGGTTGAACAATCTCGGCCTGAGGGACATAACCGTTGAGGCCCAGGGGAACCAGATAGTCCTCGTCAAGGTGGCCAACATAAGCACGGAGGAACAGGCGAATCAGATAAAGACGGTTATCGAGAGTCAGGGTGTCTTCTACATGGAGTTCAGCGGTGTCATCTTTGGAACGGGGAAGGACGTTGAGTACGTTGGCGTCTACAAGATAAACTCCGACAACAGCTGGAGCGTTCCCTTCAGGATCTCAAAGAGCGCCGCGGAGAAGTTCGCCAAGCTCGCCAAGGGCAAGCCCGGCTGGCCCGTTGACATGTTCCTTGACCCGCCGGTTAACTCTCTCCTGGTGGTTCCGGAGAGCGTTTACAAGGCCATGAACAGTTCCGAGTTCAACGCCCGGGCCCCGGAAGCGCCGACGCTCCTTGAGAGGATCACCAAAGCCTTCAACATAAGCGTCGTTGCCTACGCCAACCAGAGCGCCGGTGAGATAGCCAAGCTCGCGGAGGGCAAGGACAAGGTGGTCCTCGTTGACGTTCCGCAGGAACTTCAGACGGAGCTCGAGGGAATGAACGTAACGGTCAGGTACGTTGCGAGGGCCCAGGGAGAGAGCGACCATCAACTCATAGTCCAGGTTCTTGGCCTCTACGGCCCGTACTCCCTCGGTGAGGGTCTGACGGTTGGAGAAGCTCAGCAGGATGTTCAAATAACGGGAAGCGCCCCCGACAGGCTCTCGGCCGAGCAGGAGGCGAGCAAGGTTTACACCGTCCTCAAGAGCGGTTCACTCCCCGTCAAGCTCAACGTCGTTGGGATGCAGTTCATCTCGCCGAGGCTCGGTGAAGGCTTCAAGACCCAGGCGTTGTACGCGGGAATAGGTGCCCTCATAGCCGTGTTCCTCATCGTTTACTTCCACTACCGCAACTTGAAGATAGCCGTGCCCGTCGCTTCGACGAGCCTCTTCGAGGCCATCATCATCCTGGGCTTTGCCGCGTTGATACAGTGGAACCTCGACCTCCCGAGTATCGCGGGTATCATAGCTGCAATAGGTACGGGAGTTGACCAGCAGGTCGTCATAACCGACGAACTCCTCGGAGGGGAGAGAAGCACCAGGGTAAGCAGGCGTTCGAGCGTACTCAGGAGGATGGGGAGGGCGTTCTTTGTCATCTTCGCCTCGGCGGCGACCACGATAGCGGCCATGAGCTTCCTGCTGGTGTACTTCGTCGGAACGCTCAAGGGTTTCGCCTTCACGACGATACTCGGAGTGCTCATAGGAGTCCTGATAACCAGGCCAGCCTACGCGGAGATAGCCAAATACCTCCTCGGTGAGGACTGA
- a CDS encoding potassium channel family protein — translation MFVVIMGAGRVGSLVAKMLEEDGHDVTIIEMDKERAKELSLLINGLVIEGDATDPKTLEEANIKQADAFAALTGKDDANLLACILAKHLNPKIKTSLRISNPQNRRIFEEVTDLRRYFDFVISPEEIAAEYISRNIVTPGFDRVLFPKEGAEIVRFNIDGNSEIAGKTVKDLKMPKDALMVAIYDEKGNLIIPSGDTKLPKKGQLIVFAKNSVLDDVKGLFERKKPETAD, via the coding sequence ATGTTCGTCGTGATAATGGGTGCCGGAAGGGTTGGCTCCCTCGTGGCTAAGATGCTCGAGGAGGACGGGCACGACGTGACCATAATAGAGATGGACAAGGAGCGCGCCAAGGAGCTCTCCCTCCTCATCAACGGTCTCGTCATAGAGGGCGACGCCACCGACCCCAAAACGCTGGAGGAGGCCAACATAAAGCAGGCCGACGCCTTTGCCGCCTTAACCGGGAAGGACGACGCCAACCTGCTCGCCTGCATACTGGCCAAGCACCTGAACCCCAAGATAAAGACGTCGCTCAGGATAAGCAACCCCCAGAACAGGCGCATCTTCGAGGAAGTGACCGACCTCAGGCGTTACTTCGACTTCGTCATAAGCCCCGAGGAGATAGCGGCGGAGTACATAAGCAGGAACATAGTCACCCCGGGCTTCGACCGCGTCCTCTTCCCGAAGGAAGGGGCCGAAATAGTCCGCTTCAACATCGATGGGAACAGCGAGATAGCCGGCAAAACGGTCAAGGATCTGAAAATGCCCAAGGACGCCCTCATGGTAGCCATCTACGACGAGAAGGGCAACCTGATAATCCCCTCCGGCGATACGAAGCTTCCGAAGAAGGGACAGCTCATCGTCTTTGCCAAGAACAGCGTTCTCGACGACGTGAAGGGTCTCTTCGAGAGGAAGAAACCGGAAACTG